The Longimicrobiales bacterium genome has a window encoding:
- a CDS encoding VOC family protein translates to MNSDTHPRGDSAARGIAPAAAPSAPRGAAGRPQHVRTPTAPVLGGILEAAVYGADLAALEQFYVRVLGMARIAHTAGRNTMLRCGHSVVILFDPKRTIEPGGTIPPHGAQGPGHVALVASDDDIAAWRAHFATCGVPIEKEIDWPEAGTSLYVRDPAGNSIEIAPASLWGGIGRPLLYED, encoded by the coding sequence ATGAACAGCGACACGCATCCACGCGGCGACAGCGCTGCCCGCGGCATCGCGCCCGCTGCTGCGCCGTCAGCACCGCGCGGGGCGGCCGGCCGGCCGCAGCATGTCCGCACACCCACCGCGCCGGTCCTGGGCGGCATCCTGGAGGCGGCGGTCTATGGTGCCGATCTCGCCGCGCTCGAGCAGTTCTACGTGAGGGTGCTCGGCATGGCGCGGATCGCGCACACCGCAGGTCGCAATACCATGCTTCGCTGTGGCCACTCGGTCGTCATTCTCTTCGACCCCAAGCGCACGATCGAGCCCGGCGGCACGATTCCGCCGCATGGCGCACAGGGTCCCGGTCACGTCGCACTGGTCGCGTCCGACGACGACATCGCTGCATGGCGGGCACACTTCGCGACGTGCGGCGTACCCATCGAAAAGGAGATCGACTGGCCCGAGGCGGGCACGTCGCTCTACGTTCGCGATCCTGCAGGCAACAGCATCGAGATCGCGCCGGCATCGCTCTGGGGCGGCATTGGACGCCCGTTGCTTTACGAGGATTGA
- a CDS encoding SusD/RagB family nutrient-binding outer membrane lipoprotein, giving the protein MMRMRRWGAAAVLGLAVGVTACDEGLAGLNVDPNNPVEVGPEYLLPNAIEASVSRVIGSGLNMDVTGLWAQHYVEHLYTVEDLYDISNSAVSGHWSSFYSGPLQDFQEVIEKGTETSRPNTTAMGMIMKAWTAQVMTDLWGDIGYSEALQGRTSEVLTVGYDTQEHVYEQLLQETAAAAAMIDPDGLKITDGDLIYGGDMDRWSMFANSLRMRMAMRLSDVAPDVAQQQFADAYADGGFASNDDSAILWYLDNGVNRHPIHAYELSRDDHSVSRTMIEMLRDLNDPRLPVYAKPNAAGNYWGATNATLADPPLDSVSRIGEFYSRADAPGVLMSYAELLFLQAEAAERGWIAADPATLYAAGIRAAMEFNEIATAEIDAYLAQPEIVYQGGDAGLEQIWTQKWIALFGQGPEAYAEWRRTATPVLEIGPDAENDGQIPLRLFYPAAEESYNREAVEAARARQGGADLSDPVWWDVTGGGQVDALSSGS; this is encoded by the coding sequence ATGATGCGAATGAGAAGGTGGGGTGCGGCGGCCGTGCTCGGCCTCGCCGTGGGCGTCACTGCGTGTGATGAGGGCCTGGCCGGCCTGAACGTCGATCCCAACAACCCCGTCGAGGTCGGGCCGGAGTACCTGCTCCCGAACGCCATCGAGGCGTCCGTGAGCCGTGTGATCGGCTCCGGGCTGAACATGGATGTGACGGGCCTGTGGGCGCAGCACTACGTCGAGCACCTCTACACGGTCGAGGACCTGTACGACATCAGCAACAGCGCTGTCTCGGGTCACTGGTCGAGCTTCTACTCGGGCCCGCTCCAGGACTTCCAGGAGGTGATCGAGAAGGGGACGGAGACCAGTCGCCCGAACACGACGGCGATGGGGATGATCATGAAGGCGTGGACCGCGCAGGTCATGACCGACCTGTGGGGCGACATCGGCTATTCCGAGGCGCTGCAGGGTCGCACGTCGGAGGTGCTCACGGTCGGCTACGACACGCAGGAGCACGTCTACGAGCAGCTGCTGCAGGAGACCGCCGCAGCAGCAGCCATGATCGATCCGGACGGTCTCAAGATCACCGACGGTGACCTGATCTACGGCGGCGACATGGACCGGTGGAGCATGTTCGCCAACTCGCTGCGCATGCGGATGGCGATGCGCCTCTCCGACGTCGCGCCCGACGTCGCGCAGCAGCAGTTTGCGGACGCGTACGCGGACGGCGGCTTCGCGTCGAACGACGACAGCGCCATCCTCTGGTACCTGGACAACGGCGTGAACCGTCATCCGATCCACGCGTACGAGCTGAGCCGCGACGACCACTCGGTCAGCCGCACGATGATCGAGATGCTGCGCGATCTGAACGATCCGCGGCTGCCGGTCTACGCCAAGCCGAACGCGGCCGGCAACTACTGGGGTGCCACCAACGCCACGCTCGCGGATCCCCCGCTCGACTCCGTTTCGCGGATCGGCGAGTTCTACAGCCGGGCCGATGCGCCCGGCGTGCTGATGAGCTACGCGGAGCTGCTGTTCCTCCAGGCGGAAGCGGCCGAGCGCGGCTGGATCGCAGCGGATCCGGCCACGCTGTACGCCGCGGGCATCCGTGCCGCGATGGAGTTCAACGAGATCGCGACTGCCGAGATCGACGCATACCTGGCGCAGCCGGAGATCGTGTACCAGGGCGGTGACGCGGGGCTCGAGCAGATCTGGACGCAGAAGTGGATCGCGCTCTTCGGCCAGGGCCCGGAGGCATACGCGGAGTGGCGCCGTACTGCCACACCGGTGCTCGAGATCGGGCCCGACGCGGAGAACGACGGCCAGATTCCGCTGCGCCTGTTCTACCCGGCGGCGGAGGAGTCCTACAACCGCGAGGCGGTGGAGGCGGCCCGGGCACGCCAGGGCGGCGCCGACCTGAGCGATCCGGTCTGGTGGGACGTGACCGGCGGCGGGCAGGTCGATGCGCTGAGCAGCGGGTCCTGA
- a CDS encoding multicopper oxidase family protein, which produces MRLLRVLPVVLIALAGPLRAQEPAADLHTVELIGTPDLRRFGGTAFLVPPESPFTAPVTADGVHRWQVSLRLDSLPDPRLLGEYTSYVAWAAPPSLAPMVRLGAVSWPGPNVAVEATLGQDVAFNRFTLFLSLEAHPDAAAPGGPFVLRGLSPSMRMGEAHMVQASSAEPEHSHHHAEDGWVMPPPHPRASMMYMPGLQGMTPDATPWLPGADVDIAGIPHVGPRQLLEPAEGDTIRLEAALARRRVRGRDVVMYAFNGQQPGPLVHVRQGMTVHVNFVNRTELPTAVHWHGIRLDNRFDGVPHVTQEPVMPGDSFHYEIRFPDAGIYWYHPHHREDIQQDLGLYGNLLVRDATPGAWSPVHREQVVMLDDLLLGDTGLVPYGAERTTHALMGRFGNVLLVNGEPAPAYELDVQRGAVVRFFFTNVANTRTFNVSFPHARMKVVGSDIGRYEEEAWVESVVIAPAERYVVDVAFDSAGTVPLLNRVQAIDHTFGVFFEEEDTLGFVRVSDTPATPDYASDFDRLRRHEDVIEDVARYREHFTRAPDLTLTLTMKDEGLPFPLVSLMRLDTLFFNPVEWSGTMPMMDWLPTSNEVTWTLRDEATGLENEEITWQFDVGDLVRIRLVNDRHTLHAMAHPIHIHGQRFLVLDVNGRPTTNHAWKDTVLVPVGGVVELLLEVTNPGMWMIHCHIAEHLEAGMKTVFAVRPG; this is translated from the coding sequence ATGCGATTGCTGCGGGTTCTGCCGGTCGTGCTCATTGCGCTTGCGGGTCCGTTGCGGGCGCAGGAGCCTGCGGCGGATCTGCACACGGTCGAGCTGATCGGCACGCCGGACCTGCGGCGGTTCGGCGGGACGGCGTTCCTCGTGCCGCCGGAGTCGCCGTTCACGGCGCCGGTCACGGCGGACGGGGTGCATCGCTGGCAGGTCTCGTTGCGCCTGGACTCCCTGCCGGATCCGCGGCTGCTCGGGGAGTACACGTCCTATGTCGCGTGGGCGGCGCCGCCGTCGCTCGCGCCGATGGTGCGACTGGGCGCGGTGAGCTGGCCGGGGCCGAACGTTGCGGTCGAGGCCACACTGGGTCAGGACGTCGCGTTCAACCGGTTCACGCTGTTCCTTTCGCTGGAAGCGCATCCGGATGCTGCTGCACCTGGTGGTCCGTTCGTGCTGCGCGGGCTCTCCCCCAGCATGCGGATGGGCGAAGCGCACATGGTGCAGGCGTCGTCGGCCGAGCCGGAGCACTCGCATCACCATGCGGAGGACGGGTGGGTCATGCCGCCGCCGCACCCGCGGGCCTCGATGATGTACATGCCGGGACTGCAGGGCATGACACCCGATGCGACGCCCTGGCTGCCGGGCGCGGACGTCGATATCGCCGGCATCCCGCACGTCGGGCCGCGCCAGCTTCTCGAGCCGGCGGAGGGCGACACGATCCGGCTCGAGGCAGCACTCGCGCGTCGTCGCGTGCGCGGGCGCGACGTCGTGATGTACGCGTTCAACGGCCAGCAGCCCGGGCCGCTGGTGCACGTGCGCCAGGGCATGACCGTGCACGTCAACTTCGTGAACCGCACCGAGCTGCCGACAGCTGTTCACTGGCATGGCATCCGGCTGGACAACCGCTTCGACGGTGTGCCGCACGTCACGCAGGAGCCGGTCATGCCGGGCGACTCGTTTCATTACGAGATCCGCTTCCCGGATGCCGGCATCTACTGGTACCACCCGCATCACCGCGAGGACATCCAGCAGGACCTCGGCCTGTACGGCAACCTGCTCGTGCGCGATGCTACGCCGGGCGCGTGGTCACCGGTGCACCGCGAGCAGGTCGTCATGCTGGACGACCTGCTGCTGGGCGACACGGGCCTCGTCCCCTATGGCGCGGAGCGCACGACGCACGCGCTGATGGGTCGCTTCGGCAATGTGCTGCTGGTGAACGGCGAGCCGGCACCTGCATACGAGCTGGACGTGCAGCGCGGTGCGGTGGTGCGCTTCTTCTTCACCAATGTCGCGAACACGCGCACATTCAATGTTTCCTTTCCGCACGCGCGCATGAAGGTGGTCGGCTCCGACATCGGCCGCTACGAGGAGGAGGCGTGGGTGGAGAGCGTGGTGATCGCGCCGGCGGAGCGCTACGTCGTCGACGTCGCATTCGACAGCGCCGGCACCGTGCCGCTGCTCAACCGCGTGCAGGCGATCGACCACACGTTCGGTGTGTTCTTCGAGGAGGAGGACACGCTCGGGTTCGTGCGAGTGTCCGACACGCCGGCGACGCCGGATTACGCGTCCGACTTCGACCGGCTGCGCCGCCACGAGGACGTGATCGAGGACGTCGCCCGCTACCGCGAGCATTTCACGCGCGCGCCGGACCTCACCCTCACGCTCACCATGAAGGACGAGGGGCTGCCGTTCCCGCTCGTCTCGCTCATGCGGCTGGACACGCTGTTCTTCAACCCGGTCGAGTGGAGCGGCACCATGCCGATGATGGACTGGCTGCCCACCAGCAACGAGGTGACCTGGACGCTGCGCGATGAAGCGACCGGCCTCGAGAACGAGGAGATCACCTGGCAGTTCGACGTCGGCGACCTGGTGCGCATCCGCCTCGTCAATGATCGCCACACGCTGCACGCGATGGCGCACCCGATCCACATCCACGGGCAGCGCTTCCTCGTGCTGGACGTGAACGGCCGGCCCACCACGAACCACGCCTGGAAGGACACCGTGCTCGTGCCGGTCGGCGGCGTGGTGGAGCTGCTGCTGGAGGTGACGAATCCGGGGATGTGGATGATCCACTGCCACATCGCCGAGCACCTGGAGGCGGGAATGAAGACCGTGTTCGCGGTCAGGCCGGGGTAG
- a CDS encoding DUF6174 domain-containing protein: protein MRRRTLQLVPLVSLLLVSACSAFDTDEWGERREANERARARWEALGATSYSFLYRESCFCATAAYTPVAITVRNGAIESVEMVGRDGEIDPTALSLFPTIDQLFERVDAGIDERADRFDVDYHPRDGYPVKIVLDFRFNTADDESTASVTDLELIEASL, encoded by the coding sequence ATGCGACGTCGCACCCTGCAGCTCGTTCCACTCGTCAGCCTGCTCCTGGTGTCCGCCTGCAGCGCATTCGACACCGACGAGTGGGGCGAGCGCCGCGAAGCCAACGAGCGAGCCCGCGCCCGCTGGGAAGCGCTCGGCGCCACGTCGTACTCGTTTCTCTACCGGGAAAGCTGCTTCTGCGCGACCGCGGCCTACACGCCCGTCGCGATCACGGTGAGAAATGGTGCGATCGAGTCCGTCGAGATGGTCGGTCGCGACGGAGAGATCGATCCCACCGCACTGTCGCTGTTCCCGACGATCGATCAGCTGTTCGAACGGGTTGACGCCGGGATCGACGAGCGTGCGGATCGCTTCGACGTCGATTACCATCCACGCGACGGTTACCCCGTGAAGATCGTGCTCGACTTCCGCTTCAACACGGCGGACGACGAGTCGACGGCGAGCGTAACCGACCTGGAGTTGATCGAAGCGAGCCTGTAG
- a CDS encoding dCMP deaminase family protein: MTDHARRPERPEYYMGIAKAVRARANCLGNRVGAILVLDDRIISTGYNGTPSGMVNCLDGGCERCADRGKYGPAAGYDVCICVHAEQNALIAAARFGIAVAGATLYTTMQPCFGCAKELLQAQVRGVRYLHPWQPSDTELLRQYRMLLSRFPDGVTQIVMPDPDAAWAVSRLREMDTDTGHTVA; this comes from the coding sequence ATGACTGACCACGCGCGGCGGCCCGAGCGCCCGGAGTACTACATGGGCATCGCCAAGGCCGTACGGGCGCGCGCCAACTGTCTCGGCAATCGCGTCGGCGCGATTCTCGTCCTCGACGACCGCATCATCTCGACCGGCTACAACGGCACGCCGTCGGGCATGGTCAACTGCCTCGACGGCGGCTGCGAGCGCTGCGCGGATCGCGGAAAGTACGGGCCCGCTGCAGGCTACGACGTCTGCATCTGCGTCCACGCCGAGCAGAATGCGCTCATCGCCGCTGCACGCTTCGGCATCGCCGTGGCCGGTGCGACGCTCTACACCACCATGCAGCCCTGCTTCGGCTGCGCCAAGGAGCTGCTGCAGGCGCAGGTCAGGGGCGTGCGCTACCTGCATCCATGGCAGCCGTCCGACACCGAGCTGCTCCGGCAGTACCGCATGCTGCTCTCGCGCTTTCCGGACGGCGTGACACAGATCGTGATGCCCGACCCGGATGCTGCGTGGGCGGTCTCGCGGTTGCGTGAAATGGACACGGACACGGGGCATACGGTGGCCTGA
- a CDS encoding amidohydrolase family protein encodes MVRFTAALAACLLVAPSAHAQSFDQLSRNSQAMVSVPEPVVALTNVRVIDGTGAPARDGQTVVIENGRISAVGPAASTRVPDGARVMDLNGHTVIPGIVGMHNHTFYTTSGRSIQANFTAPRLYLASGVTTIRTTGSMSPYSELNLKRQIEEGQAPGPRMHVTGPYISGDGAGSGMYAVGTPEDARRVVQYWAGEGATWFKFYTLISRDEMKAAIDEAHRLGVKLTGHLCSVGYREAVELGIDALEHGLFANAEYDPNKQPDRCPQTAGASLANVDVRSDEVQQTIRTMVDNDVAMTSTLAVYELFVPNRPQELDQRMLDAMSEETREEYLATRRRIAENPQAGIAPEVFQKAMAFERAFVEAGGLLAAGVDPTGNGGALPGFGDQRNLELLVEAGFDVPQAIRIMTLNGAKALGVDDELGSVEVGKIADLAVVRGNPVADPAQLRNTTLVFKDGVGYDSAKLIESVKGAVGVR; translated from the coding sequence ATGGTTCGCTTCACGGCAGCACTCGCCGCATGCCTGCTCGTCGCGCCGTCCGCGCACGCGCAGTCCTTCGACCAGCTCAGTCGCAACTCGCAGGCGATGGTGTCCGTCCCCGAGCCGGTGGTTGCGCTCACCAACGTGCGGGTCATCGACGGCACGGGCGCACCCGCGCGGGATGGGCAGACCGTCGTCATCGAGAACGGCCGCATCAGCGCCGTCGGGCCCGCCGCGAGCACGCGCGTGCCGGATGGTGCACGCGTGATGGACCTGAACGGGCACACCGTCATCCCCGGCATCGTCGGGATGCACAACCACACGTTCTACACGACGTCCGGCCGCAGCATCCAGGCGAACTTCACCGCGCCGCGACTCTACCTCGCGAGCGGTGTGACGACGATCCGCACGACGGGCAGCATGTCGCCCTACAGCGAGCTGAACCTCAAGCGGCAGATCGAGGAGGGCCAGGCGCCCGGGCCCCGCATGCACGTCACCGGGCCGTACATCAGCGGCGATGGCGCCGGCAGCGGCATGTACGCCGTGGGCACGCCGGAGGACGCACGCCGCGTGGTGCAGTACTGGGCCGGCGAGGGCGCGACCTGGTTCAAGTTCTACACGCTGATCTCCCGCGACGAGATGAAGGCCGCCATCGACGAGGCGCACCGGCTCGGCGTGAAGCTGACCGGCCACCTCTGCTCCGTCGGCTATCGCGAGGCCGTCGAGCTCGGCATCGACGCCCTCGAGCACGGCCTCTTCGCCAACGCGGAGTACGACCCCAACAAGCAGCCCGACCGCTGCCCGCAGACGGCCGGCGCATCGCTCGCCAACGTCGACGTCCGCAGCGACGAGGTGCAGCAGACGATCCGCACCATGGTCGACAACGACGTCGCCATGACGTCCACGCTCGCCGTGTACGAGCTGTTCGTGCCGAACCGGCCGCAGGAGCTGGATCAGCGCATGCTCGACGCAATGTCCGAGGAAACTCGCGAGGAGTACCTCGCCACGCGGCGTCGCATCGCCGAGAACCCGCAGGCCGGCATCGCGCCCGAGGTCTTCCAGAAAGCGATGGCCTTCGAGCGCGCGTTCGTCGAGGCCGGCGGACTCCTCGCCGCGGGCGTCGACCCGACCGGCAACGGCGGCGCGCTGCCCGGCTTCGGCGACCAGCGCAACCTCGAGCTGCTCGTCGAGGCAGGCTTCGACGTGCCGCAGGCGATCCGCATCATGACGCTGAACGGCGCAAAGGCGCTCGGCGTCGACGACGAGCTCGGCTCTGTCGAGGTCGGCAAGATTGCGGACCTCGCCGTGGTGCGCGGCAACCCCGTCGCCGATCCCGCTCAGCTGCGCAACACCACGCTCGTCTTCAAGGACGGCGTGGGTTACGATTCCGCGAAGCTGATCGAATCGGTCAAGGGCGCCGTGGGCGTGCGCTGA
- a CDS encoding OsmC family protein: protein MKRKGQAVWRGGGKDGNGTLSTPSGVLADTPYSAKLRFENEDGRAGTNPEELIAAAHAGCFSMALAFQLAGAGVTAEELSTSAEIDLQQEEGGWSIKAVHLTLRARVPGIDRAKFEELAQKAKEGCPVSRVLNANITLDAALA, encoded by the coding sequence ATGAAGCGGAAGGGACAGGCCGTCTGGCGCGGCGGCGGCAAGGACGGAAATGGCACGCTCAGCACGCCGAGTGGCGTGCTCGCTGATACGCCGTACTCGGCGAAGCTGCGCTTCGAAAACGAGGACGGCCGCGCCGGCACGAACCCGGAGGAATTGATCGCCGCGGCGCATGCCGGGTGTTTCTCCATGGCGCTCGCGTTCCAGCTCGCTGGCGCCGGCGTCACGGCCGAGGAGCTCAGCACGTCGGCCGAGATCGACCTGCAGCAGGAGGAGGGCGGCTGGTCCATCAAGGCCGTGCACCTCACACTGCGCGCCCGCGTGCCGGGCATCGACAGGGCGAAGTTCGAGGAGCTGGCGCAGAAGGCCAAGGAGGGCTGCCCGGTTTCCCGCGTGCTGAACGCGAACATCACGCTGGACGCAGCGCTGGCGTAG
- a CDS encoding SusC/RagA family TonB-linked outer membrane protein, producing MRRMLHGLWVLLVLAALPAAVQAQQTGSVQGTVTDQLSGAPLSGVQVFIVGTTSGTLTDQNGGFLLADIPAGPRTLRAERIGYGEIERQIDVPAGGTATIQLQLSESAIGLDQIVVTALGVERTRREVTTSVQSVSGERLARAPETNLVSTLTGKISGVHIISSNTPGGSARMVIRGVNSLTGNNQPLFVLDGIPVSNSYSTAGTRGYNAIDYGNLISDLNPNDIQSITVLKGANAAALYGSRAANGVVLIQTKKGTRARDLTITARADMTFDTPLRLPEYQNMYGQGSRGEFQATTDESWGPLMEGQPIVQPLYGDEPAPFSPHPDNVRDFFETGRTNNTSVALSTGSENSSLRLSLSNMNQDGMLPGFEQERTTVSLAGGLGLTERLRGEASLQYMNADAANRPAQGYGEDNVMWQFLWFGRQVDTEMLRRKRRNEDGSQYNWNNRWNNNPYWTQLEDQNWDSRDRFIGGGSLTYGFTDWLDLMVRAGADVSSEHRKEVYAAGTKSVSSPTGAFGETSLSREEVNADFLLSAEWPNLENYSISGSFGGSRRDNEYRRLGAWANELVVPMLWDFGNSAVEVSADDYREQTRVNSLYGSLSFGFRNFWFVEATGRNDWSSTLPEANNSYFYPSVSTSLILSDVVDLPGVSYGKVRLGWAQVGNDASAYQLVDPYVADAFPFGTAPRFTASNTLRNSKLKPEITESWELGAEMRFMQDRLGFDVTYYSTETRNQIVPVQISPLTGFTTKMLNAGTISNKGIELLVDGTPVLLDNGFRWDVNATFGKNNNEVVELADGLETLVLDTYYGVNVEARVGEAYGAMYGRQYVRDSQGNIVVGSNGRPLNTSDNPNGYLGNYNPDWTGGLGNTFSYGPVSAHVQIDGQKGGAIYSLTQAYGVRSGVLIETLEGRREGRTPAEGGGLVIDGVRVVDGDTVPNDIVVDAQDYWRGLTGLHEEFVHDASYVKLREVRLGFQVPQTWTNRIGLGTAEIALIGRNLALWTDVPHIDPETAFNAGNVQGFEYSQTPSGRTFGFSVTVTH from the coding sequence ATGCGAAGAATGCTACACGGGCTCTGGGTGCTCCTTGTCCTGGCCGCCCTCCCGGCGGCAGTGCAGGCGCAGCAGACTGGTTCGGTCCAGGGAACGGTCACGGACCAGCTCTCCGGAGCCCCACTCAGCGGCGTGCAGGTGTTCATCGTCGGCACGACGAGCGGCACGCTGACCGATCAGAACGGCGGGTTCCTCCTCGCGGACATTCCGGCGGGACCCCGAACGCTGCGCGCGGAACGTATCGGATATGGTGAAATCGAGCGACAGATCGACGTTCCGGCCGGCGGCACGGCGACGATTCAGCTGCAGCTGTCGGAGTCGGCGATCGGGCTCGACCAGATCGTCGTCACGGCGCTCGGCGTGGAGCGCACGCGGCGCGAGGTCACGACGTCGGTGCAGTCGGTGAGTGGTGAGCGGCTCGCGCGCGCCCCGGAAACGAACCTGGTGAGCACGCTGACGGGCAAGATCTCGGGCGTTCACATCATCAGCTCGAACACGCCCGGCGGCTCCGCACGCATGGTGATCCGAGGTGTCAACTCGCTGACGGGCAACAACCAGCCGCTGTTCGTGCTGGACGGCATCCCGGTCAGCAACTCGTACTCGACCGCCGGCACGCGCGGCTACAACGCGATCGACTACGGCAACCTGATCTCGGACCTGAATCCGAACGACATCCAGTCGATCACGGTGCTGAAGGGCGCGAACGCGGCTGCGCTGTACGGCTCCCGTGCCGCGAACGGCGTCGTGCTGATCCAGACGAAGAAGGGCACGCGCGCCCGTGACCTTACGATCACGGCGCGGGCGGACATGACGTTCGACACACCGCTCCGGCTGCCCGAGTACCAGAACATGTACGGGCAGGGCTCGCGCGGTGAGTTCCAGGCGACCACCGACGAGAGCTGGGGCCCGCTCATGGAGGGGCAGCCGATCGTGCAACCACTGTATGGTGACGAGCCGGCGCCCTTCAGCCCGCACCCGGACAACGTGCGGGACTTCTTCGAGACGGGCCGCACGAACAACACCAGCGTCGCACTCAGCACCGGCAGTGAGAACTCCTCCCTTCGTCTTTCCCTCTCCAACATGAACCAGGACGGCATGCTCCCCGGCTTCGAGCAGGAGCGCACGACCGTCTCGCTGGCAGGAGGGCTGGGCCTGACGGAGCGGCTGCGTGGTGAGGCGTCGCTGCAGTACATGAACGCGGATGCGGCGAACCGTCCTGCCCAGGGGTACGGCGAGGACAACGTGATGTGGCAGTTCCTGTGGTTCGGCCGGCAGGTCGACACGGAGATGCTGCGCCGCAAGCGTCGCAACGAGGATGGCAGCCAGTACAACTGGAACAACCGCTGGAACAACAACCCGTACTGGACGCAGCTCGAGGACCAGAACTGGGACTCGCGTGACCGCTTCATCGGCGGCGGCTCGCTGACGTACGGCTTCACGGACTGGCTGGACCTGATGGTGCGCGCGGGTGCGGACGTTTCGAGCGAGCACCGCAAGGAGGTGTACGCGGCGGGCACGAAGTCGGTCTCGTCGCCGACGGGTGCATTCGGTGAGACGTCGCTCTCGCGCGAGGAGGTCAATGCGGACTTCCTGCTGAGTGCAGAGTGGCCGAACCTCGAGAACTACAGCATCAGCGGTTCATTCGGCGGCAGCCGCCGCGACAACGAGTACAGGCGGCTGGGGGCGTGGGCGAACGAGCTGGTCGTGCCGATGCTGTGGGACTTCGGCAACTCGGCGGTCGAGGTGTCTGCGGACGACTACCGTGAGCAGACGCGCGTGAACAGCCTGTACGGCTCGCTCAGCTTCGGCTTCCGCAACTTCTGGTTCGTGGAAGCGACGGGGCGCAACGACTGGTCGTCGACGCTGCCGGAAGCGAACAACTCGTACTTCTACCCGTCGGTCTCGACCAGCCTGATCCTGAGTGACGTGGTCGACCTGCCGGGCGTGTCGTACGGCAAGGTGCGGCTCGGCTGGGCGCAGGTCGGCAACGACGCGTCGGCCTACCAGCTCGTCGACCCGTACGTGGCGGACGCGTTCCCGTTCGGCACGGCTCCGCGCTTCACGGCGAGCAACACGCTGCGCAACTCGAAGCTGAAGCCGGAGATCACAGAGTCCTGGGAGCTCGGCGCGGAGATGCGCTTCATGCAGGACCGCCTCGGCTTCGACGTGACGTACTACAGTACGGAAACGCGCAACCAGATCGTCCCCGTGCAGATCTCGCCGCTGACCGGCTTCACGACCAAGATGCTGAATGCCGGCACGATCTCGAACAAGGGGATCGAGCTGCTGGTCGACGGCACGCCGGTGCTGCTCGACAACGGCTTCCGCTGGGACGTGAATGCCACCTTCGGCAAGAACAACAACGAGGTGGTCGAGCTGGCGGACGGGCTGGAGACGCTGGTGCTCGACACCTACTACGGTGTGAACGTGGAAGCGCGCGTCGGTGAGGCGTACGGCGCGATGTACGGCCGCCAGTACGTGCGGGACAGCCAGGGCAACATCGTGGTGGGCAGCAACGGCCGCCCGCTGAACACGTCGGACAACCCGAACGGCTACCTGGGCAACTACAACCCGGACTGGACGGGCGGACTCGGCAACACGTTCAGCTACGGGCCGGTCTCGGCGCACGTCCAGATCGATGGCCAGAAGGGCGGCGCGATCTACTCGCTGACGCAGGCGTACGGCGTCCGCTCGGGCGTGCTGATCGAGACGCTGGAGGGTCGCCGCGAGGGACGCACGCCCGCGGAGGGCGGCGGCCTGGTCATCGATGGCGTCCGTGTGGTGGATGGGGACACGGTCCCGAACGACATCGTGGTCGACGCGCAGGACTACTGGCGGGGGCTGACCGGGCTGCACGAGGAGTTCGTGCACGACGCGAGCTACGTGAAGCTGCGCGAGGTGCGCCTCGGGTTCCAGGTGCCGCAGACGTGGACGAACCGGATCGGACTGGGCACGGCGGAGATCGCGCTGATCGGACGCAACCTCGCGCTCTGGACGGACGTGCCGCACATCGATCCGGAGACCGCATTCAACGCGGGCAACGTGCAGGGCTTCGAGTACTCGCAGACGCCGTCGGGCCGCACGTTCGGCTTCTCCGTCACGGTGACGCACTGA
- a CDS encoding DinB family protein, with protein MSQPEAWLGGPVEGISAALQPVAHSFVQVQRDLEQVVPLIEPHELWISPGGAASIGYHLQHLAGSTDRLLTYARGEPLQEAQMEWLRCEGRIRQGATPVDLMELVVAQLRQAMEQLRTTPDSALDEARHVGRQRLPATVRGLLYHAGEHATRHTGQVITTARVVRAFGAR; from the coding sequence ATGTCTCAGCCGGAGGCCTGGCTCGGAGGACCCGTGGAGGGGATCAGTGCTGCGCTGCAGCCGGTCGCGCATTCCTTCGTGCAGGTGCAGCGCGATCTCGAGCAGGTCGTTCCGCTCATCGAGCCGCACGAGCTGTGGATCTCACCCGGCGGCGCCGCCTCGATCGGCTATCATCTGCAGCACCTCGCCGGCAGCACCGATCGGCTGCTTACCTACGCGCGCGGCGAACCACTGCAGGAGGCGCAGATGGAATGGCTGCGCTGCGAGGGGCGGATCCGGCAGGGGGCCACGCCGGTGGACCTCATGGAGCTCGTCGTCGCACAGCTCAGGCAGGCCATGGAGCAGCTCCGGACCACGCCGGACAGCGCACTCGACGAGGCGCGCCACGTCGGGCGCCAGCGGCTGCCTGCCACCGTGCGCGGACTGCTGTACCACGCGGGCGAGCATGCCACCCGACATACAGGGCAGGTCATCACCACGGCGCGCGTGGTGCGCGCGTTCGGCGCACGTTGA